Proteins from a single region of Synergistaceae bacterium:
- a CDS encoding thioredoxin family protein, which yields MKKIEILNELMLDNLKEEGKYLLYFKTSTCSVCEVMEEKIMNEFEDVDLIMGIIHIETMPKMRGQYLVFSGPTLIVFEGEKEIHRESRFIELDRLRNIFNMWLK from the coding sequence ATGAAAAAAATTGAGATTCTTAATGAGTTGATGCTAGATAACCTAAAGGAAGAAGGAAAGTATCTGCTTTATTTTAAAACTTCCACTTGTAGTGTTTGTGAGGTTATGGAAGAAAAAATTATGAATGAATTCGAGGATGTAGACCTTATCATGGGAATAATTCATATAGAGACAATGCCTAAGATGAGGGGGCAGTACCTGGTTTTTAGTGGACCAACGCTTATAGTTTTTGAGGGTGAAAAAGAAATTCATAGAGAAAGCAGGTTCATTGAACTGGATAGGCTGAGAAATATTTTTAATATGTGGCTTAAATAG